From a single Lolium rigidum isolate FL_2022 chromosome 7, APGP_CSIRO_Lrig_0.1, whole genome shotgun sequence genomic region:
- the LOC124671438 gene encoding uncharacterized protein At4g15970-like encodes MARPPRHTLSRSSAAHSCRLPKHALLRAGAAFFLATLVALPLARRRAPKAKICEDLKLDQVLRKASMGDNTVILTTLNAAWASPGSVIDLFIDSFRCGVRTSSLLNHLVIITFDSDAYKQCVKIHHYCYFLGTEGVDFSGEKRFLTSGYLEMMWKRLDFLRLVLEKGYSFIFSDADIMWFRNPFPHFYPNGDLQIACDHYVGNATDLRNIANGGFNYVKSNERTIEFYSFWYSSRSRYPGYHDQDVFNAIKHDPYVADIGLEIKFLSTAYFGGFCEPSRDLNKVCTMHANCCIGLRSKIHDLRIMMEDWKSYLSLPPSLKRLTPSSWRVPQNCSLSSQNL; translated from the exons ATGGCGAGGCCTCCACGCCACACCCTGAGCAGATCCTCCGCCGCGCACTCTTGCCGGCTACCGAAACACGCGCTCCTGAGAGCCGGTGCGGCGTTCTTCCTCGCCACCCTTGTCGCGCTGCCCTTGGCC AGGAGGAGGGCGCCCAAGGCGAAGATCTG TGAggatctcaaacttgatcaagtTTTGAGGAAGGCTTCAATGGGAGACAATACTGTTATATTGACTACACTTAATGCTGCATGGGCTTCTCCTGGCTCAGTGATAGACCTATTCATTGATAGTTTTCGCTGTGGTGTCAGAACAAGTTCACTCTTGAACCATCTAGTCATTATAACATTTGATTCTGATGCATACAAACAATGTGTCAAGATCCACCACTATTGCTACTTTCTTGGAACTGAGGGTGTGGACTTTTCTGGAGAGAAGAGGTTTCTGACTTCTGGGTATCTGGAGATGATGTGGAAAAGGCTAGATTTCTTGCGGCTGGTTCTTGAAAAAGGTTACAGCTTCATATTCTCG GATGCAGACATAATGTGGTTCCGCAATCCATTTCCTCACTTCTATCCTAATGGTGACCTTCAGATTGCTTGCGATCACTATGTTGGGAACGCAACAGACCTGAGAAACATTGCTAATGGAGGCTTCAATTATGTGAAATCAAATGAACGTACCATAGAGTTTTACAGTTTCTGGTACTCATCGCGATCGAGATATCCTGGCTACCATGATCAGGATGTATTCAATGCTATAAAgcatgatccttatgttgcagaCATTGGGCTGGAAATTAAGTTTCTAAGTACTGCATACTTTGGTGGATTTTGTGAACCCAGCAGAGATTTAAACAAGGTCTGCACTATGCATGCTAACTGTTGCATCGGTTTGCGGAGCAAGATTCATGATCTAAGGATCATGATGGAAGATTGGAAGAGCTATTTGTCATTGCCTCCAAGCTTGAAAAGACTGACACCATCCTCCTGGAGGGTGCCGCAAAATTGCAG CCTATCTTCACAAAACCTATAA